A window from Primulina eburnea isolate SZY01 chromosome 2, ASM2296580v1, whole genome shotgun sequence encodes these proteins:
- the LOC140824448 gene encoding uncharacterized protein, translating into MPQVDLVSACAGGGNDRKIVCETLADDNSPENEFIPDEEDTDFPPESFWLSKDAEYDWFDRNAFFERRDSTKGNANSASLNHNSNHSSQRFSFTLKSKASIIGLPKTQKNSFVDSSRRTCRSVNVRLFPKRSTSVRKSTIAIIDPGSPKVSCIGRVRSKRGRRNSNSSKRTEKPPETSREKLVQKPKTGAEKKEEEEEEEKRRVLFQVNKRIPVQEG; encoded by the coding sequence ATGCCTCAAGTCGATCTTGTCAGCGCTTGCGCCGGTGGAGGAAATGACCGGAAAATAGTCTGCGAAACTTTGGCAGATGATAATTCGCCAGAAAATGAATTCATTCCCGACGAAGAAGACACCGACTTCCCGCCGGAGTCTTTCTGGCTGTCGAAGGATGCTGAATATGATTGGTTCGATCGCAACGCCTTTTTCGAGAGAAGAGATTCCACCAAAGGCAACGCCAACTCTGCGAGTTTGAACCATAATTCTAACCACAGTTCTCAGAGGTTTTCATTTACCTTGAAATCCAAGGCTTCCATTATAGGACTGCCAAAGACTCAGAAGAACTCTTTCGTGGATTCAAGCAGAAGGACATGTAGATCGGTGAACGTAAGGCTGTTCCCCAAGCGCTCCACGTCGGTGAGAAAATCGACTATTGCTATAATTGATCCCGGGTCCCCGAAGGTTTCTTGTATCGGGAGAGTCCGCTCGAAGCGCGGCCGACGGAACTCGAATTCGTCAAAGAGAACCGAGAAACCGCCGGAGACCAGCCGTGAGAAGCTGGTGCAGAAACCAAAAACCGGAGCtgagaaaaaagaagaagaagaagaagaagaaaaaaggcGGGTTTTATTCCAAGTTAATAAGCGTATTCCGGTCCAAGAAGGCTGA
- the LOC140817266 gene encoding cell division protein FtsZ homolog 2-2, chloroplastic-like: protein MVTCTSPYFTPPNTQRSVRSRNFPGPRISPFKVFEEKNLYPSISNKGGLSFLQLKCTANSHSVNQFQSKDSFLNLHPEISMLRGDTNPTITDPRQDSLSGSVSESLKDSSSLNSYNEAKIKVIGVGGGGSNAVNRMIESSMKGVEFWIVNTDVQAMRMSPVFPENRLQIGQELTRGLGAGGNPDIGMNAATESKESIEDAVYGSDMVFVTAGMGGGTGTGGAPVIAGIAKSMGILTVGIVTTPFAFEGRRRAVQAQEGIAALRENVDTLIVIPNDKLLTAVSASTPVTEAFNLADDILRQGVRGISDIITIPGLVNVDFADVRAIMANAGSSLMGIGTATGKTRARDAALNAIQSPLLDIGIERATGIVWNITGGCDLTLFEVNAAAEVIYDLVDPSANLIFGAVIDPSLSGQVSITLIATGFKRQEESDGRNLQANQLSQAENRQPSSFLDGRVEIPEFLRKKGRSRYPRA, encoded by the exons ATGGTCACGTGCACATCCCCTTACTTCACTCCTCCGAATACTCAAAGGTCGGTAAGGTCGAGGAATTTTCCTGGTCCAAGAATTTCCCCCTTCAAAGTGTTCGAAGAAAAGAATTTATATCCAAGCATTAGTAATAAAGGTGGCTTGAGTTTCCTCCAGCTAAAATGCACCGCAAACTCTCATAGTGTCAATCAGTTTCAGAGCAAGGACTCGTTTCTGAATCTACATCCGGAGATCTCGATGCTTAGGGGTGACACAAACCCTACAATTACAGATCCTAGGCAGGATAGTTTGAGCGGAAGTGTCTCCGAGAGCTTGAAAGATTCGTCAAGTTTGAACAGTTATAACGAGGCCAAGATAAAGGTCATCGGCGTTGGAGGTGGTGGCTCAAATGCCGTTAATCGGATGATAGAGAGCTCAATGAAAGGTGTTGAGTTCTGGATCGTTAACACTGATGTCCAAGCGATGAGGATGTCTCCCGTCTTTCCAGAGAATCGGCTGCAGATTGGTCAGGAGCTGACTAGAGGACTTGGGGCTGGTGGAAACCCTGATATTGGGATGAATGCTGCTACCGAGAGCAAAGAATCTATAGAGGATGCAGTGTATGGATCAGACATGGTCTTTGTTACG GCTGGAATGGGTGGAGGAACAGGCACTGGTGGAGCTCCTGTGATTGCTGGAATTGCAAAATCAATGGGTATTTTGACTGTTGGTATTGTTACGACTCCATTTGCTTTTGAGGGACGAAGAAGAGCTGTCCAAGCCCAAGAAGGAATTGCGGCTTTGAGAGAAAATGTTGACACGTTAATAGTGATTCCAAATGATAAACTGCTGACTGCTGTTTCTGCATCTACCCCAGTAACAGAAGCATTTAATCTCGCTGATGATATTCTTCGGCAAGGAGTTCGTGGTATCTCTGATATAATTACG ATACCCGGGCTAGTCAATGTAGATTTTGCTGATGTGCGAGCTATTATGGCTAATGCAGGCTCTTCATTAATGGGAATAGGAACTGCAACAG GGAAAACCAGGGCCAGAGATGCTGCATTGAATGCAATTCAGTCACCTTTGCTGGATATCGGGATAGAGAGAGCCACCGGAATTGTGTGGAATATAACTGGTGGCTGTGATCTGACATTGTTTGAG GTAAACGCCGCAGCAGAGGTCATATACGATCTTGTCGATCCAAGCGCCAACCTAATATTTGGTGCTGTGATAGACCCTTCGCTAAGTGGTCAA GTCAGTATAACATTGATCGCAACCGGTTTTAAACGTCAAGAGGAAAGCGATGGGAGAAACCTACAG GCAAATCAGCTGTCCCAGGCCGAGAACAGACAGCCATCATCGTTTTTAGATGGCAGAGTGGAGATTCCCGAGTTCCTGAGGAAGAAAGGACGTTCCCGCTATCCCCGAGCTTGA